In Ctenopharyngodon idella isolate HZGC_01 chromosome 2, HZGC01, whole genome shotgun sequence, the following are encoded in one genomic region:
- the aqp1a.2 gene encoding aquaporin-1a.2 isoform X2, producing the protein MARELKSWSFWRAVLAEFVGMTIFVFIGIASAIGNKHNRYPDQEVKVALAFGLAIATLAQSLGHISGAHLNPAITLGLLVSCQISFFRAFMYIVAQMLGAVLASGIMFKVSPDPETTLGLNMLGKGVTAGQGFAIELFATFQLVLCVLATTDKHRTDVTGSAPLAIGLSVGLGHLVAISYTGCGINPARSFGPAIILEAFKNHWIYWIAPMIGGVAAALVYDFVLYPKKEAFGKRMNVLKGTADPETSATEPLIEPRIPRSGSGGLGAE; encoded by the exons ATGGCACGAGAGCTTAAAAGTTGGTCTTTTTGGCGGGCAGTATTGGCCGAGTTTGTTGGGATgaccatttttgtttttattggtaTAGCCTCTGCCATTGGAAACAAGCATAACAGATATCCCGACCAAGAGGTTAAAGTAGCTTTAGCTTTTGGTCTGGCGATTGCCACACTGGCTCAGAGTTTGGGGCATATCAGTGGAGCCCACTTGAACCCAGCTATTACTTTAGGACTTTTGGTTAGCTGTCAGATCAGTTTTTTCAGGGCCTTCATGTATATCGTTGCACAGATGTTGGGAGCTGTGCTGGCAAGTGGCATTATGTTCAAAGTCAGCCCTGACCCTGAAACAACACTGGGACTCAATATG CTGGGTAAAGGTGTGACAGCAGGACAGGGATTTGCAATTGAGCTTTTTGCAACCTTTCAGCTGGTACTCTGTGTCTTGGCCACAACAGATAAACATCGGACTGATGTCACAGGCTCTGCACCCCTAGCCATCGGACTATCAGTTGGTTTAGGGCACCTGGTAGCA ATCAGTTACACTGGGTGCGGTATCAACCCTGCTCGATCTTTTGGACCAGCCATCATTCTTGAAGCCTTTAAAAACCACTGG ATATACTGGATTGCACCCATGATCGGTGGGGTGGCTGCTGCTCTTGTGTATGACTTCGTGCTCTACCCAAAAAAGGAAGCGTTTGGCAAGCGTATGAATGTTCTAAAGGGCACAGCTGATCCGGAGACCTCGGCGACAGAACCCCTAATCGAACCGCGAATCCCCAGATCTGGTTCTG
- the aqp1a.2 gene encoding aquaporin-1a.2 isoform X1, with amino-acid sequence MARELKSWSFWRAVLAEFVGMTIFVFIGIASAIGNKHNRYPDQEVKVALAFGLAIATLAQSLGHISGAHLNPAITLGLLVSCQISFFRAFMYIVAQMLGAVLASGIMFKVSPDPETTLGLNMLGKGVTAGQGFAIELFATFQLVLCVLATTDKHRTDVTGSAPLAIGLSVGLGHLVAISYTGCGINPARSFGPAIILEAFKNHWIYWIAPMIGGVAAALVYDFVLYPKKEAFGKRMNVLKGTADPETSATEPLIEPRIPRSGSVVMIVPLSPLIVLSS; translated from the exons ATGGCACGAGAGCTTAAAAGTTGGTCTTTTTGGCGGGCAGTATTGGCCGAGTTTGTTGGGATgaccatttttgtttttattggtaTAGCCTCTGCCATTGGAAACAAGCATAACAGATATCCCGACCAAGAGGTTAAAGTAGCTTTAGCTTTTGGTCTGGCGATTGCCACACTGGCTCAGAGTTTGGGGCATATCAGTGGAGCCCACTTGAACCCAGCTATTACTTTAGGACTTTTGGTTAGCTGTCAGATCAGTTTTTTCAGGGCCTTCATGTATATCGTTGCACAGATGTTGGGAGCTGTGCTGGCAAGTGGCATTATGTTCAAAGTCAGCCCTGACCCTGAAACAACACTGGGACTCAATATG CTGGGTAAAGGTGTGACAGCAGGACAGGGATTTGCAATTGAGCTTTTTGCAACCTTTCAGCTGGTACTCTGTGTCTTGGCCACAACAGATAAACATCGGACTGATGTCACAGGCTCTGCACCCCTAGCCATCGGACTATCAGTTGGTTTAGGGCACCTGGTAGCA ATCAGTTACACTGGGTGCGGTATCAACCCTGCTCGATCTTTTGGACCAGCCATCATTCTTGAAGCCTTTAAAAACCACTGG ATATACTGGATTGCACCCATGATCGGTGGGGTGGCTGCTGCTCTTGTGTATGACTTCGTGCTCTACCCAAAAAAGGAAGCGTTTGGCAAGCGTATGAATGTTCTAAAGGGCACAGCTGATCCGGAGACCTCGGCGACAGAACCCCTAATCGAACCGCGAATCCCCAGATCTGGTTCTG ttgTCATGATAGTTCCCTTGAGTCCCTTgattgtcctgagcagttaa